From the genome of Pseudanabaena sp. PCC 7367:
GACCCGCGCGAGATGAAACGCGCATTAGCAGTACAAATGCGTCTTAAGGAGATGAAACACCATGAAATTCAACCAATCCTAGGCGTGAGTTCAAACTATATCAGCCGCTGGGAGAGAAAGTATAGAGAGCAAGGCATAGCAGGTTTGAGGCTAGGCCATAAAGGCAGTGCGGGCTTTTTGAGTAAGGTAGAGCGTCAGGCGGTAGTTGAATGGATCGCTCAAGAAAGGCAACGTACAGTATCTGAAGTAGTTGAACATATAGCCCAGAACTATGGAGTGATATACCGTTCGGTGCAAAGCTATTACGATTTGCTCAAAAGTGCTGGCATGAGTTGGCATAAGGGGAGAAAAAAAGCCCCAGGTATGATGCATCTGTGGTGCACGAGCATAACCAAATGATTAACAATTGGCTTAAGTCTCATCAACCAGAGATTCAAAACGGACAGATAAGGGTATTTGCACTAGATGAGTGCCATACTCGAGCAGGTGATATTTGTGGGTATGGCTGGGGAGACCGTCAACAGCGGCTGGAGGTCAAAGTTGATAACTACCGAGATAGCCAGACTTATTTTGGCGCCTTAGATTGTCTGAATGGAGATTTAATCTTACAGTCCTATCAAAGTGCTAATAGCTCCTCGACAATTGAATTTGTAAAGCATTTGCACGATATCAGTGCTGGTGCCAAGATATTGCTAGTGTGGGATGGCGCTAGTTATCACCGCTCCCAAGCGTTTCGTGATTTCCTGACCCAAATCAATCAAGGACAGGACTGGCAAATACATTGTCTGCGCTTTGCTCCTTATGCACCGGCAGAGAACCCGATTGAAAATATCTGGGGACAAGCCAAACAGGTGTTACGCCAGATGCATCAATTTTGTCGTTCCTTCAAGCTAACCAAGAAACTATTTGAGCTATTTTTGAGGTACAGATTATTTACATTGCCTGATTTAAGTACCTATAGCGCTTTCTCTAATATCATTTAAGATTGCTATAGTCCTGGTCAGTGGCAACGGGTACGCGCTGATTAATTTGTAAAACACCATACTGAATATAGCCATGGGCAACACCCGAATTACCCGGCTGATCATTACCAATCAACATAAACTGTGATAGGTAGGGGCCAACCTCTACCTTCGGCGAAGAACCTCTGAACAGAGTTTGCGGACTCAAGACCCCGTTTGGCGTGGTACGAGGTCGGCCAGGAAGACCAGCGACGGTATATGGCAGAGCATTTAAGCGATCGATCGACTCGTTAATAGTAGTATTAGATTTATTAGCTGCAAAATCCGTGAGAGGTTGGTCGCGCAACAAAGCTAATTCATATACTTCAGCCATCTCATAGGCTAACTCATCAGAACCAAGCGGTGGTGCTGGAGCCATAGTGACGGCTTGTGGGTCTGGGCCTTCTAACTCAAACACAATCCCTGCAGTGGGTGCCTCCCATGCCCTATCTTTAGCCGATGCAACCCTTACCTGAGCCGTGAAAGCATTAATAAACCCTTCATCGATTGCTCGGCGAAAGCTCTCAAAGTCTTCTTTATCGACAATAAGACCAGTATTGGAATCATGCCGTAAGCCTTTAGTAAAGCTCATCGCATAGTTAGCGCTCGCATAGCGTTGCTCGTCACCATTACTCTTATGCTCAGGATGTAAACGTTCTCTAGCCTTGATCGCGGCTGTCATCCGCACCTTATAGGCTTCTTCTCGACGATAATCACTCATCGGACCAAATATCTCCTATATAAAGACTCAAACAATAATTCAATGCGTTAGTTATCGCTGATAAATAATCAATTAGAGATCATTTCCAAATAGTAAGTAAATACGGACTGATCAAAAAAACGATGTATCAAAAACAAAATTTATGACAAACTATTATAAGTTTATTAAATAGGGAAAAGATGTTTTCTTACTAAAAATACATAGATAAGTCTTATCCTTTGGTTAATACTAAACTAAGTGAACTGTAATGACGTTTGCACTGCCCATACCCCCTACTTTGTCAAACAAGGTGCATTCCTTTGATCGATGGTGCGGCAAATCTATTGCGGCCGATCTTGCTAAATCTACTAAGCATCAATGGTTGTTGCGATCTGCTCGATCCCAATATGACAGGCTAGGAATATGAATGCTTTCCTTATCCTCTGGAAATATGATTAGAATCTTCACACCATCTGACATGGCCTTTTCTTATCCAAAAATGACATTTACACTCGTTGAGCTGCCGAACCGATGGATATAGAGATGGGCGTTGCAGCCAATCGCTACGAACTCTCCAGAATGGGTGCTTTGGAGCTCTAAGAGATAGAAGAATTATTTCTTCACATCCACCAGGACAGCGAAAGCAAGCCCATTTTTGGTAATCATCCGATCCCACAACTATAATTTCCCCCAGAACTATTTCTTCAGGACTTGGATGGGAATGTACAGTCCTGCATACAAACTCAGGCCTTGGTATCAGGCGAAATGAAATTAATATATTTCTAACTAACACTCGTAGAGACATTACACTTATACCTGATCAAGAAATGGTTCAATATCGCCTCTACCCCAATACTGCTCAGAGTTACATATAAGGCAGTTTTCTTTGGACTTAGCTCCCTGTTTGCGATCCTCGGCAAGGTAAAACTTCCTAACCCTATTTGCAATTGCCCCCACTTCACCACGAAATCCTTGTAGGCGGTGGATTAGTTCTTCAACAGCCATATTCGCAACACCAGTTGTAAAAGTCACTACTGCTGGACTAGGGTTGCCTTCCCCGATAACATAAGCTTCGGCTTTTCTACCCTCATACTCAGCGGGTTGCTCACGTTTAAGTGCCTCATCACGAGCCACGACTAGGTCAATCACTTCGCGGCATAAAAGACAGGTGCCCCCAGGGATAAGGGTTGTTACTCGACCGTCTAATGATTGTGTCCAAGGTGGAATAGAATTTGAGATCTCAATGGCAAGACCAAGATCAAAAACTGGTGTGAGATAAAAATAAGCAAATCGGTTTAAAAATAAGCGGCCAGCATGATCGTCAGTACAACTAAAAATAACATCGCAGGACTTTAACGCATCTCTACATGACGTATTACTAATCCACGATTGATAGGTTTTTACCTGTACCCCAATTCCTAGCGATTCGATTTCTCGCCTGATCACTTCTACTTTAGGACGCTGATTCTGGGCATCCATCAAAGTTGCACCATGTAGTCTGTTCAAATTTGTTGCTTCAACCACATCCCGATCAAAAAGCACAATTTGCTTAACTCCCAATCTCGGAAGAAGCATAGCCACAGCGCTTCCTGTGCCACCACAGCCAACTATACCGACTCGAAGCATCGACATATCATGATTAAAGGCCTCACCAAAAGCCAGAGACTGACGTTGAAAAACTTGGGATGGAATAGCTTTTCCTCGATCTGGATAATGCAGTTGGATTCGATCACCAACAGTACATATCAAGGATATGGGCTCGTAAGTTTCAGGATCAGTCCAGCAACGGCCTATCAAGCCCCCATCAGGAGTCAAAATCAAACTAATCAGCCTCGCATGAGCTCCATTTCGATTCTGGGCTAATTGCACTAAATCTGGCTCATTGATATCGTCTTGCTGTGAGAACGCAGCAAAGCCGCCAGGATGACTATGAACAATGGCAACTATCATGTCCTTGTCCTGAGCAAGTTTTAACGCTTTAACAAAGGAGTCTGTTGCCCAAGCAACGTGCTGGGGTGAATGTGAGATAATCTCTGAATCAGGAATTGACACAATCTCACGGGACAAGTATTTGACAGAAGGATTCTCATCCCATGGATCAGATTGAATAGCTGCCTGCCCGCATAGAAGGTATGCAGCCATTTCTTTACCATCCTGCCGGAGTAACATACACTGCAGCTCAACCAAGTGTTGCTCACGCAATGTGAGTTTTATTAATTTGGTCATGCGGCAACCTCCAAGGCATGTTCAACCCTCTTTAGCATTGTCCAGATGCCGTCAACACCAGGTCGCCACTCTCTGTTATGACGTGACCAGCGTTGCCACGATCGTCCATCAAAAGCATATGGTTGATTTGCCGCTTTTGGGAAACAATTGCCCTGTCTTAGTTTGATCCACGGATCTAGAAAAAACATATCTGGTGGGGCATCAGGGTAACCGGATGGCAGAATAAGAAGCAAATCTGTCTGATTGGCATCAAATTGAGTGGGAAGTGGAAATCCAGGGAAAACAACCCCACACTTAGATCCGTCCACAATTTCCTCGAAATCCAGACTCCTGCTTTTCAGATATTCACGATCTTGTGATGGCAATAGAATCGCATTCTGGCCTTCTGTAGTAGTCTTTTTACCGGTGAAGAAACGCTCTACCCCTTCGGCATCAAGATTAACCTCTTCTGCATTTTCGATCGGCCGATCTTCACCGCCACGAACTTCCAACCAAATGCCGTAAGCCTTAGGATCAACCCCAGCAAGCTTTTTGAGCTGAATACCAGTGATGATAGGGATGCCCCATTCAAATCGACGACCATCGATTACAAGTCGAAAAGAGCGATCGCTACGCCAGGTAATAAAACGTTCGATCCCCATCTGTCTTAGATCAACTGTTTCATCAAGTCTAATTTCTTCCAACTGACCGCCTGGCAAAAGATAAAAGATAAGATATTCATCTGATGGCCGCTTTTCTGCTTTTTCAAGCAGTTGAAGGCCCGTGATCACGGGATCTTCAACAAAATAGGTTTTCTCATCAATCTGAACTTGAATTTTTTTAGTAGAAATCATTGACAACCCTCCTGGTTGCGATATTGACTAGCAATTGCAAGAATGCAATCACACTGGCAATAATTGCACATATGATTTAAAATTGCAAGTAAGCAACTGGAGGTAAGATGGGAAATGTAGATTTCGACGTAGAAGGATTCTATGCAGCCTTAGATAGTCAACGTCAGTCTCAAAAATTGACTTGGAAGCAAGTAGCTAAACAATCTGGTGTTAGTGCATCCACTTTGACACGAATAGCACAGGGTAGAAGGCCTGATGTAGATAGCCTTGCTGCACTGCTAGCATGGTCGGGACTAAAAGCTGAATCCTTTATCCAAAATAATAAAAGCAGTACTAATAAGAAAGCTGACCCACTTGCACAAATATCAACATATTTAAGAGCAGACTCTAATTTAACTGCCGAAGGAGTTGAGGCAATTGAAGCGATTGTAAAAGCAGCATACGAAAAACTTCGTAAGGATGGGCAATAATGGCTCTACGCCGTGGTTTTAAGACAGAAGCAAATGAATATGCTAGAGAATACCGTGAGGAGTTGGGTCTTCCAGCACATTCCCACCTATGCCCATGGGAGCTAGCAGAGCTATTAGATATTCCTATTATTTCAATTTCAGAATTAGATAGTGAACATAATAACTATGATTTAGAAAAGCATGTTAACTACCTGACTAATATTGATTACAAGTGCTTTTCTGCTGTAACAGTTTTCGATGGTTACCGTCGCATAATTGTTCATAACGATTCGCATAGTCCTAAAAGACAGTCATCTAATGTTGCACATGAGTTAGCTCATGGAATTCTACAACATCCACCAACAGTGCCATTTAGTGAGTGTGGCTGTCGCAACTTAAATAAAGAGATCGAGGATGAGGCAAATTGGTTGGGTCCGGCCCTCCTAATTTCGGAAGAAGCTGCACTTCATACAGCAGATTCCGCAATAGAATATGACATGATAGGAGTAAAGTAAGAATCAAAAAGTATGAGAGCCCATTCTCTAGATTTGCGTCAGCGCATAGTCACAGCGTACGAAAATAAAGAAGGTTCAATCCGTGAGTTGGCAACCCGATTCAGCGTTAGTAAAGACAGTGTCCATCAGCTGCTCCAACTTTATCGCACTACTGGTTCAGTTGAGCCAATTCCATACAAGGCAGGAGCAAAAGCCAAGTTTAATGAAGCTGCTCTGGCTGAGTTAGCAAAGTTAGTAGCCGCTAAAAATGATGCCACACTGTCGGAGTTATGTGAGCAAATGTATGAACGTACTGGCATCAGGGTATCAGAACCAACCATGTGCCGTACGTTGCAAAGGCAGGAGTTAACTCGAAAAAAAAACTTTTCACGCCGATGAAAGGGATACAGAACGAGTGCAACAGCTGAGAGCAGATTATCAACGCTGGCTTTGGCCACAGGCAATGGAAAACCTGGTATTCATTGATGAGACAGGCGTTAACCTGGCAATGACCAGGTTGTATGCAAGGGCTACTCTAGGTGAGAGAGCCTATGCTAGTAAACCACTTGCTCGAGGCAAAAACGTTACTATAATTGGGGCTATGGCATTACGCGGTGTGCTGACTAATTTTACTTTTACTGGTAGCAATAATACTGATACTTTCGTGTCCTATCTCAAAGATAAATTGCTGCCTAACCTATGGTCTGGTGCAATTGTGATTATGGATAACCTCAGTGTACATAAGGTTGATCCTGTGCGAGAGTTAATTGAGTCCGTCGGTGCTCACTTGGTTTACTTACCGCCTTATTCACCAGAGCTAAATCCGATTGAGATGCTGTGGTCAAAGGTGAAACAGTTTCTACGCTCTTGGGCGGCCAGGGACTATGATGACTTGCATAAAGCTATTTCTAACGCTCTTGCCAAGGTTTCTCTAGACGATATTATGGGCTGGTTCCTTGAGGCCGATCTCTGTGCGTCTCTAATCTGAAATGCGCTGTATAGCCAGGAAAAAGATTGATGTCGAACAAGCATCTGATCTCTACAGCGTTACAACAGACGTTATCAGAATGCGCTTAAATGTAACTGGAGCAAAAAAACGAATGAATCGCCGAGCAACTATTAGGGGATGATAATGGCGTTTTCCTTCGCATAGGCGATCGCCAAAGTTAGTCACCAAAATCAATCCGCCAGATACCAGCTGCTACATTAGCCAGTTGCTTCTGACGCGACTCGATTTTTTGCTCATCCCAGGTTTCATAATGCTCAGCAATTGCCCTGGTAATCCGAAAGTCACTCTGTGCATAGACATCTCGCTTAGCAGCATATTCTTGATTACCAACTTCACGATTGCGAGCCGTTTCCAGAGGGGTCATATTGCCCAAGCGATAGATTAAGCGGTCTTGTTTTAGCTCTTCAATATATGCCCATGCTTCAGACGGACTTTCAGGCAAGATATGCTCCAAGTTGTAGGTCGCACTTTCAAATTCAAATGCTTGCCCTGATCGCTGTTTCTCAATTTCAAACAGGATGTAACGCGCCACTGTCTTGTTACGGCTGTAGGTAGTGCGGAGCTCCTTCTCAGCAAACGCTCCTTTAAATTGAGTATCGTCTGGATATACATCCCGTAATGCAGCCATGACCTGTTGATAGCTGCTGTAGATACCATCAGATAACTTCCAGGCAATATCGTTATAGAGGCGCTCTTGCTCATGGGTTTGCAAGCTACAGATCACGTTATACCGAAATGAAATAACGGCCACAGCTTTCAAAATGCGGGTAAATATCTGGCGATCACGGTCGAAAAATTGTTGATGGCAGGCCAAAAGCATGGCTAGGGGCTGACGTACGCTAAACATTCGCAGTTGCTTTAAGGCTTGTTTCTCGTCTGTTTGCCAACTGGCATCCTGGGGGTCACGCAGGGCAGCATAGACAGCAGCACAATGATCCAGGTTACGCACCAGGACAAAAGCATGTTCACGGGTAGTTATACGCCGCCGAATCGTTTTGAACAGCTCAGACTTACGCACCAGCTTATTGCAGCTATTCCAAAAGATGCGCAGGAATTCAGGGAAGCTCTCACTCCCTAGTAGACCGACAATCCGCTCCCACTGCTCTTCCAGAGCCTTCATTTCGGTTTCGTGGGTGTTTGCAGTGCCAATTAGCGAGAACAGATAGTTTTTAAGCAAATCGGTGGCAGAAAGGCGTACACCTCTGGCATTGAGGGTTTCAAACACTTTGAAGGCGTTTAATTCGTCTGTTACCGTGATGACGGTAAAAAATAGTTTATCTACCAGGGAATCAATAAATGCCGCAAAATTCTGCCCACTATTAGAATACTTACCAAGTCTTGACTTCAGACGCTCTTTAAACCAGATAAAGGCTTTGCGGAGTTGGTGTTCAGATGCGTTAAGCCCCCGGCCAGGTATTTGCGCCAAAGGGACAAGGTAGGTTTGATAAAAGCGATTATTATGCCGGTTTAGCTCTAACTTGGAACGTGGCACCAGGCTGACTGGATCAACATAGCCAATGTAGCTATTTTGCAATTGCTCTTTACGCAGAATATTCCTGTCAGCATCCAAATCAGCAGCAACTAAATCCTGCAAGTAGGACAGACCAGCCAAGATCATGATACTGATCGTGGTCATTCGTTGCTGACCATCGATGATATCAAAGCGTTTGTTATCGGATGATTGCAGCACAAGATATCCCATATAATGGGCGGGCTCGCCATCATCTGCAAAAAGACCAATGATATCTTGCCAGAGGTCATCCCATTCATCCTCACCCCATGAGTAGTCTCGCTGAAAGGGAGGTACATGGTAAGTTAATCCATTACCGAGCAGCTGACGAAAGGTAGAATTGTAGGTGTTAAAGTTCATGGTTGCCCTGATGCAGTGCCCTCTCCTAGCTTAAAGATTGCTCTATGCGAAAGCAAATCGCTTCTAAGGGACTGGGTAAGTCGATCGGGAATTGCTTCTCTTCATAGATATCAACCAAAGTAGCAAGCGTTTCTTGGGAATTTTCATCATAAATCTCCGCTAACTGCTAACTTAGCGATCAGCTTGTGACAGTTTCTCCACAAAGGCTTGATGTTCAGGAATAGCTAGCCCCTGCTGCAATACCTCCAGCACCCTGGCAAAATCCTCATTCAACAGGGCAGTTTTATCTAGCCATAACCCTGGGAATCCCCCTGAGCATATAATTCCATCTGAGTTGGCTGGCATCTGCTTATATTGACCATCTTGCAGTCTGAACCAATCAAAAGCTTTGTTGTATACTCGCCAGACTAAGTATTCCTGTACCCGATTACGGCGATAGGCTTCTAGCTTGTCATGCATATCGATTGAGGTACTGCTGGCTGCAACCTCTAAAATTAACTCTGGCGCTCCTTCCACATAACCATCGGTACTGATACGGGCCTGTCCCCCTGGCATAATCATCAACAATCCATCGGGTTGCACTTCATTGTCCATGTCCAATCGCACTGTGGCATTGTCACCAAACATTAACCCAGGCGTGGCAGTTTCATATACTCCTAGCCAAGTCATCATTTTTCCATGCGGATAGCCATGACTATCAATTCTTAGCGGTGATGCCATGTAGACAGTTCCTTCAATTAACTCTGCTTTTTTAACATGCGGCATTGCCATATATCGGCGTTCAAACTCTTCACGCGAGAGCTTGTCGCCACTTTCAAGGGGCAGAGTTTGAGTTGGTAGCTTGATCAGGTTTGGAGCAGCCATAATTCACCTCAGGGAAATTGCATCGCTTAGGTTCAGCTATATCTATCTTACAGGGGATATAGCCTTACCACGGCGTGTTAAGACATTGCTTCTGTTAAGAGCCTGAATTGTCAAAACATGGACTCAGAGTATGTCCTAAACCAAAAGCGTAGCGCTATAACTGAACTAGAGCATCACTAACTTACACAGGAAAAGCTGACGCAATGAGCCTAAACACAAATCACCTAATTGTCGCAAATCGAAAACTGCATTTTACATTTACAACCATGAGCACTGTTGGAGATCGATGAGTCAGAATCATCGGGTGATGGCCATCATATAATTATTGCTTGATATTTTGTTACATTTTTGCCAATAAGCAGTATTTTCTTAAAGCTATAGCAATTGGGGATTTTTGTGACTATTGAGCATCAGAACAGCATTACATCAATGGTGAGACATTACGAAGAGCTAGAAGGAGCGGCAGGTAAATCCGCCCGCTATCGAGCCCGCCGCTTTACAGCTGATAGTCTCTTCCCTGCTGCCAAGCCATCCCTCTACATTCGCCAGACACGTTATCCCCTAATTGATCTGAGTGCCTCAGGTCTAGCCTTTAGCAAACGAGCTGACTTACCACGCTTCGATGTCAACAGCGATATTGATCTGGCGATCGCCTACAAGGACATCACCCTATTTGAGAGCAAGGCAATTGTAGTGCGTGAAGAACAATCTGCCCACAGTGCCAAGATTGCTGTGCATCTCGATGGTAGCCATCTTGATATTGATAAACTGCAACAGCTCTATCAACAGGCCATCTTGGTAGATCGTCTGAAAGGGATTGAAAATACCCAGCAATATATTGCCTCTATTCCCAGTGACTATCGTGCCTTATGTGATGAGGTCATTTATCTGATGCATGAATACCGCGAGGCATTAGAAGATTGCCCAGCCTCTACTTCTATAGCAATGTTACGGGTCTTGAAGTCCAATGGAACGAAAACGTACGCTAAGAGAATAGAAGTAAGTCTACGGGCAGGTTCAGGGGTCTCAGCTCTCCATTAACAACTTGCTGCGCCAAAGTGAAAGAGTAATGGCCCAACATATTAATATGTCTATACAGCAGAGGTGATAACCTTGCTATATCTGCATCTTTCACATCTACAGCCTGTTTTCGTAGATGCTCTAAGGCCGCCTGAATATAAATAGTGTTCCACAGGACAACAGCATTAGTAACCAAGCCCAAAGCCCCTAATTGATCTTCCTGTCCTTGTCGATAGCGCTTACGAATTTCGCCCCGTTGGCCATGGCAAATAGTGCGAGCAACACGGTGCCTGCTCTCGCCCCGATTCAGTTGCGTTAAGATGCGGCGACGATAGTCCTCATCATCAATATAATTGAGCAGGTACAGTGTTTTATTGATGCGGCCAACCTCAATGATGGCTTGGGCAAGGCTTGATGGCCTTTCACTTTTCAGTAATGAGCGGATCAATTCTGAAGCCTGAACAGTACCCAACTTCAGAGAGCCAGCAATCCTTAACATGTCATCCCAGTGTTGCTCAATTCGATGGGTATTTACTCGACCACGGGCTAAATCATTGAGTACACCATAATCTGCATCTTTATCGACACGCCAGAAAATTGCTTCTCCTGCATCTGCCAAGCGTGGGGAAAACTGATAACCCAGTAACCAAAATAGACCAAACACCATATCACTGGTACCAGCGGTATCCGTCATTATTTCAGTAGGACGTAAGCCTGTTTGTTGCTCCAATAGTCCTTCCAAGACAAAGATTGAATCTCGCAGAGTACCGGGAATAACAATGCCATGAAAGCCAGAATACTGATCCGAAACAAAGTTATACCAAGTGATACCTCTGTGAAAACCAAAGTATCTTCGATTAGGGCCTGCATTTATGGTCCGAATTGGAGTTACAAAACGGATGCCATCAGCAGAAGCAACCTCACCGCCGCCCCAATGATTAGCTAAAGTAAGGGTGGCTTGATGATCGACAAGTCTGGCATTGGCTTGCACTAACGTTTCCGCTCGCAGATAATTTTGCTTGACCCAAGTCAACCGATGACGCGTCAATGCAGGTATATGGTTCTTGATTAAGGGTTCTAATCCAATATTGCAGGCTTCGGCTAGCAGTACTGCACAAATACTAACGTCTAGATCATTAACACGAGCATTAGCTTCACTCACATGCGTAAATTCATCGGTAAATCCAGTGTGAGTATTGATTTCCAACAATAACTCGGTGAGATCTACGGCTGGTAACAATTCTGTAATCTCTTGATTGAGTTGAGTTAGGCTGGGTGGCTCAGCCAGTTTATCCAGGTTTGTAATCGTTAGCGAAGGATGTTGACCGGAATGATCGATTCTGACTGATTGGTTATGCTCAAAGTTACAAGCGACTTCTTTGTAGGTGGCATCCATTTGGCTCACTAAGTTTGCGATCGCTTTTTGGGGATTGATCGGATGACCAAGCGAGCGAGCAATCTGGATGCGATTTGCTTGCCATTCTTTGCCCCGTAGCAACTTTGCTCTGGGGTCACCCCAGTGATCGCTATTGTCGACATAAATATCCCGACGACGGAGTGAATCTTGTAGCTTATCGAGGAAACACAGTATGTATCCTCGTTTGGTTACGCGTCCTTCTGGATCAAAGACCAGGCGCTTCCACGGATTAGTAATAATTTCTAGTGGTGGGTCTTCCAGAATTTGCTTACGTGAGATACCCATAGACACCAGGTATTTAAAGGCTGACAGGGTAACTTCGCCCGCAGGTGCAGCCTTGAATACAATATTGTGAAGTAGGCTTGGTAAAAAACGCCGCACACGACCATATTGTTCGACAATCTCATCATGAAAATTGTCGTCTGCTGGGCGAGCTAGCTCATTAATGAGCGCCACCGATTCAGCTAGCTTGTCTCGGGAAATTCGTGCAAAAATAGCTTCTCTCAACTGGCTGTCTTGGTTTTCCTCATTCAGGATCAAGATACCAACTTGTGCAAGTGCCAGCGCGGCTTTATCTAAATCTTTGAGTGTTCGTAACCGCTTTTTTTGACCAATCCTTTTTGCTTCTCCAGCAATACCGGTAATGAGTAAGTCAAGGACATCCAGAGCTTCATCAAGTGCTATCGTCTCAAACGCTTTCACAAAGGCTACTAAGATCGCAATACGTCTGTGATCGGGCATCCTGGCAATTTTATGCATGGAGGTCATACCTGCATGACGAGCCAGATTCTTCAATCGCACTGGTGGAATATAGGAAAAGTCTAGTTC
Proteins encoded in this window:
- a CDS encoding PilZ domain-containing protein; this translates as MTIEHQNSITSMVRHYEELEGAAGKSARYRARRFTADSLFPAAKPSLYIRQTRYPLIDLSASGLAFSKRADLPRFDVNSDIDLAIAYKDITLFESKAIVVREEQSAHSAKIAVHLDGSHLDIDKLQQLYQQAILVDRLKGIENTQQYIASIPSDYRALCDEVIYLMHEYREALEDCPASTSIAMLRVLKSNGTKTYAKRIEVSLRAGSGVSALH
- a CDS encoding Tn3 family transposase, translated to MPVDFLTAEQKARYGQFTGEPNEVQLARYFHLDQSDLAFISNRRGDQNRLGFALQLTSVRFLGTFLSDLALIPRNVQTFVAQQLSIRHISIVAGYAQRETTKREHTALIRDYYGYHDFSAPPWSFRLSRLLYTRAWISNERPSLLFDFATAWLIQHKVLLPGATTLTRLIAEIRERTTNQLWQRLSSLPTNEQKAKLQTLLQVPEGERTSNFDRYRKGPVRISSAAFNTAIERYRYFKAFGMQELDFSYIPPVRLKNLARHAGMTSMHKIARMPDHRRIAILVAFVKAFETIALDEALDVLDLLITGIAGEAKRIGQKKRLRTLKDLDKAALALAQVGILILNEENQDSQLREAIFARISRDKLAESVALINELARPADDNFHDEIVEQYGRVRRFLPSLLHNIVFKAAPAGEVTLSAFKYLVSMGISRKQILEDPPLEIITNPWKRLVFDPEGRVTKRGYILCFLDKLQDSLRRRDIYVDNSDHWGDPRAKLLRGKEWQANRIQIARSLGHPINPQKAIANLVSQMDATYKEVACNFEHNQSVRIDHSGQHPSLTITNLDKLAEPPSLTQLNQEITELLPAVDLTELLLEINTHTGFTDEFTHVSEANARVNDLDVSICAVLLAEACNIGLEPLIKNHIPALTRHRLTWVKQNYLRAETLVQANARLVDHQATLTLANHWGGGEVASADGIRFVTPIRTINAGPNRRYFGFHRGITWYNFVSDQYSGFHGIVIPGTLRDSIFVLEGLLEQQTGLRPTEIMTDTAGTSDMVFGLFWLLGYQFSPRLADAGEAIFWRVDKDADYGVLNDLARGRVNTHRIEQHWDDMLRIAGSLKLGTVQASELIRSLLKSERPSSLAQAIIEVGRINKTLYLLNYIDDEDYRRRILTQLNRGESRHRVARTICHGQRGEIRKRYRQGQEDQLGALGLVTNAVVLWNTIYIQAALEHLRKQAVDVKDADIARLSPLLYRHINMLGHYSFTLAQQVVNGELRPLNLPVDLLLFS